The Labeo rohita strain BAU-BD-2019 chromosome 19, IGBB_LRoh.1.0, whole genome shotgun sequence genome window below encodes:
- the LOC127182396 gene encoding CMP-N-acetylneuraminate-beta-galactosamide-alpha-2,3-sialyltransferase 2 isoform X1, with product MRWCKFIKFIFMVVLSTTIFTVTVHKAPYAHLKKLVNNSMVEHLFHEEPCACMERCLAASDDEWFTKRFRKDVPPVLALNNSDLPNHIFKWWQSLQSKSKANYSEVIKDLFSVIPGEERYRDTGPSRCRTCAVVGNSGNLLGSYYGPVIDNHDFVFRMNKAPVQGYEKDVGSRTTHRIMYPESATHLDNSTHLVLLPFKILDIQWITSALTDGSIKRTRFKVIDKLQATRDKVMVMHPVFMHYVHNTWLHIRSRRSYPSTGFLVLIFAMHICDEVNVFGFGANSKGTWHHYFENTPKRFKRTGKHSGGIERETILELQERKLIDLYTGW from the exons ATGCGGTGGTGTAAATTCATAAAGTTCATCTTCATGGTTGTGTTAAGCACCACCATCTTTACTGTGACCGTACATAAAGCTCCgtatgcacatttaaaaaaacttgtGAACAATAGCATGGTGGAGCATCTCTTTCATGAAGAACCCTGTGCCTGTATGGAGCGTTGTTTGGCTGCGAGTGATGACGAGTGGTTTACTAAACGTTTCAGAAAAGATGTGCCACCAGTGCTCGCTCTCAATAACAGCGACCTCCCCAACCACATCTTTAAGTGGTGGCAA TCTTTACAATCTAAGAGCAAAGCTAATTACTCCGAAGTAATTAAGGATCTATTTTCTGTCATTCCTGGAGAGGAACGGTACAGAGACACTGGCCCGTCCAGATGCCGAACCTGTGCTGTGGTGGGGAACTCTGGGAATCTTTTAGGATCATACTATGGTCCTGTTATAGACAACCACGATTTTGTATTcag GATGAATAAGGCACCAGTTCAAGGCTATGAGAAAGACGTGGGATCCAGGACAACCCATCGAATCATGTACCCAGAAAGTGCCACCCATCTGGACAACAGCACACACCTAGTGCTGTTGCCCTTCAAAATACTGGATATCCAGTGGATCACCAGTGCTCTGACTGATGGATCTATCAAACG AACACGGTTTAAAGTTATAGACAAGCTACAAGCCACCAGGGACAAA GTGATGGTTATGCACCCTGTTTTCATGCATTATGTGCACAATACATGGCTGCACATTAGGTCTCGAAGATCTTATCCATCTACGGGTTTCCTTGTCCTAATATTCGCCATGCACATTTGTGATGAG GTCAATGTGTTTGGCTTTGGTGCAAACAGTAAAGGCACCTGGCACCATTATTTCGAAAATACACCTAAGAGATTCAAACGCACTGGTAAACACAGTGGAGGAATTGAGCGTGAGACTATCTTAGAACTTCAGGAAAGGAAGTTGATCGATCTGTACACAGGCTGGTGA
- the LOC127182396 gene encoding CMP-N-acetylneuraminate-beta-galactosamide-alpha-2,3-sialyltransferase 2 isoform X2 yields the protein MHTSLDLKINVNSLQSKSKANYSEVIKDLFSVIPGEERYRDTGPSRCRTCAVVGNSGNLLGSYYGPVIDNHDFVFRMNKAPVQGYEKDVGSRTTHRIMYPESATHLDNSTHLVLLPFKILDIQWITSALTDGSIKRTRFKVIDKLQATRDKVMVMHPVFMHYVHNTWLHIRSRRSYPSTGFLVLIFAMHICDEVNVFGFGANSKGTWHHYFENTPKRFKRTGKHSGGIERETILELQERKLIDLYTGW from the exons TCTTTACAATCTAAGAGCAAAGCTAATTACTCCGAAGTAATTAAGGATCTATTTTCTGTCATTCCTGGAGAGGAACGGTACAGAGACACTGGCCCGTCCAGATGCCGAACCTGTGCTGTGGTGGGGAACTCTGGGAATCTTTTAGGATCATACTATGGTCCTGTTATAGACAACCACGATTTTGTATTcag GATGAATAAGGCACCAGTTCAAGGCTATGAGAAAGACGTGGGATCCAGGACAACCCATCGAATCATGTACCCAGAAAGTGCCACCCATCTGGACAACAGCACACACCTAGTGCTGTTGCCCTTCAAAATACTGGATATCCAGTGGATCACCAGTGCTCTGACTGATGGATCTATCAAACG AACACGGTTTAAAGTTATAGACAAGCTACAAGCCACCAGGGACAAA GTGATGGTTATGCACCCTGTTTTCATGCATTATGTGCACAATACATGGCTGCACATTAGGTCTCGAAGATCTTATCCATCTACGGGTTTCCTTGTCCTAATATTCGCCATGCACATTTGTGATGAG GTCAATGTGTTTGGCTTTGGTGCAAACAGTAAAGGCACCTGGCACCATTATTTCGAAAATACACCTAAGAGATTCAAACGCACTGGTAAACACAGTGGAGGAATTGAGCGTGAGACTATCTTAGAACTTCAGGAAAGGAAGTTGATCGATCTGTACACAGGCTGGTGA